The following are from one region of the Paenibacillus bovis genome:
- a CDS encoding cytochrome c oxidase assembly protein — MEHAWVHGGNPASVAIELIVTLLYVSVIIGYTLLGLLSSQTYRPWPMYRYLCWYAGCTCSVVVIIGPFAAAAHSDFRIHMIGHLLLGMLGPLLMVLSAPMTLLLRSLPVSLARRLSVLLRNSYISFICHPVIAALLNTGGLWLLYTTPLYTWMHEYTVVNLLVHLHIALAGYVFTISLLYVDPIAHRYSYVYRAIVAVIAAALHGMLSKHLYIHPPAGVPVGQAEAGAQWMYYGGDLVQLIIIGLFCYEWYRTTRPRQLDVKTALDV; from the coding sequence ATGGAACATGCCTGGGTCCATGGAGGAAATCCGGCATCTGTTGCTATCGAGTTAATCGTCACACTGCTGTATGTGTCAGTCATTATCGGTTACACGCTGCTGGGACTGCTATCCAGTCAAACGTACAGACCCTGGCCGATGTATCGCTATCTATGCTGGTATGCAGGCTGTACCTGCTCGGTAGTGGTCATTATTGGACCATTCGCTGCAGCTGCCCATAGCGATTTTCGCATACATATGATCGGTCATCTGCTGCTGGGCATGCTGGGACCACTGCTAATGGTATTATCCGCTCCCATGACTCTGCTGCTACGCAGTCTACCGGTTAGCCTGGCACGTAGACTGAGCGTTCTGCTGCGCAATTCGTATATTTCATTTATTTGCCATCCGGTTATCGCAGCGTTGCTCAATACCGGTGGACTATGGCTGCTGTATACGACACCGCTCTATACATGGATGCATGAGTATACTGTGGTGAATCTGCTGGTTCATCTGCATATTGCTCTGGCAGGTTATGTATTTACCATCTCCCTGTTGTATGTGGACCCGATAGCTCATCGTTACAGTTATGTATACCGGGCTATCGTAGCCGTGATTGCAGCTGCTCTACACGGGATGTTGTCCAAACACCTGTATATTCATCCACCTGCAGGTGTACCGGTAGGACAAGCAGAGGCAGGAGCACAGTGGATGTATTATGGCGGTGATCTGGTGCAGCTCATTATTATCGGATTATTCTGTTATGAGTGGTACCGTACAACGCGCCCGCGTCAATTGGATGTAAAAACCGCTTTGGATGTTTGA
- a CDS encoding DUF2243 domain-containing protein produces MTPRTGYMNIQNDLVQPRHIHSKRNLWSGVLFGVGLAAFIDETIFHQLLHWHHFYDLSTTAVGLVSDGFFHAFSWFATIASLFLFADLRRRKALWLTRWWGGVLLGAGVFQLYDGLVQHKLMRIHQIRYDVDVTPYDWTWNIIAVVMIIVGSLLVWRTRRSV; encoded by the coding sequence ATGACACCCCGTACAGGATATATGAATATTCAAAATGATCTGGTGCAACCACGCCACATTCACAGCAAGCGCAATCTATGGTCGGGTGTTTTATTTGGTGTAGGGCTGGCCGCTTTTATCGATGAGACTATATTTCACCAGCTGTTGCACTGGCATCATTTTTATGACTTGTCCACAACAGCAGTCGGACTGGTATCGGACGGATTTTTCCATGCTTTCAGCTGGTTTGCCACCATTGCTTCGCTGTTTTTATTCGCAGATTTGCGTCGGCGCAAAGCGCTCTGGCTTACACGATGGTGGGGAGGCGTGCTGCTGGGAGCAGGTGTATTCCAGCTATACGACGGCTTGGTACAGCACAAACTGATGCGTATTCATCAGATTCGCTATGATGTCGATGTAACGCCTTATGATTGGACATGGAATATTATTGCAGTGGTTATGATCATTGTGGGCAGTCTGCTGGTGTGGAGAACACGTCGAAGCGTATAG
- a CDS encoding prephenate dehydrogenase, with product MITKITIFGVGLIGGSLALCFKGKPGLHVTGYTHLPELIHTYQERQVVDHATLSMEEAALDADFIFLCVPVSLLGTYLEQLSRLPLKQGCIITDVGSTKASIAACAEQLQLHEGVHFIGGHPMAGSERSGVGAASYLLFENAYYVLTPPEHVPQPAYERLADLLTQHTRAQVIRVEPQMHDEIVGAISHLPHVIAVALVNQIRQYNEGNPLYRMLAAGGFRDITRIASSDPIVWRDILLNNRHIILQLLEDWNEGVEQFIGLLESEDARGIEEQFEKAGAFRDELPERRKGMITKLYDLYLDVPDHPGIIGKITTEIGNRGINISNVQIIESREDVPGVMRLSFRNEHDMEQAKAMLQQNEYSVFV from the coding sequence ATGATAACGAAAATTACAATCTTCGGTGTAGGGCTAATTGGCGGCTCGCTCGCGCTTTGTTTTAAAGGCAAGCCGGGTCTGCATGTGACCGGTTATACGCACTTGCCGGAATTGATACATACGTATCAGGAGCGACAGGTGGTTGATCATGCCACACTGTCTATGGAAGAAGCTGCACTGGATGCCGATTTTATTTTCCTCTGTGTACCGGTTAGTCTGCTCGGTACCTATCTGGAGCAGCTGAGTCGTCTGCCCTTGAAGCAAGGTTGTATCATTACCGATGTAGGCAGTACCAAAGCTTCCATTGCTGCCTGTGCAGAGCAGCTTCAGCTGCATGAAGGTGTGCACTTTATTGGCGGCCATCCTATGGCAGGTTCGGAACGCTCGGGAGTAGGCGCAGCTTCTTATCTGCTGTTTGAAAATGCCTACTATGTGCTGACGCCTCCGGAGCATGTGCCGCAACCGGCCTATGAGCGTCTCGCTGATCTGCTGACACAGCATACCCGAGCCCAGGTCATACGGGTGGAGCCGCAGATGCATGACGAGATCGTCGGGGCGATCAGCCATTTGCCCCATGTGATTGCTGTGGCGCTTGTCAATCAGATCCGGCAGTACAATGAAGGCAATCCGTTATATCGGATGCTGGCAGCAGGAGGATTCCGGGATATTACCCGGATTGCTTCCAGTGATCCAATCGTCTGGCGCGATATTCTGCTCAATAACCGCCATATTATACTGCAGCTGCTGGAAGACTGGAATGAAGGTGTAGAACAGTTTATCGGCTTGCTGGAGAGTGAGGATGCCCGCGGGATTGAGGAACAATTTGAAAAAGCCGGTGCTTTCCGCGACGAATTGCCTGAACGCCGCAAAGGCATGATTACCAAGCTGTACGATCTCTACCTCGATGTGCCCGATCATCCAGGGATTATCGGCAAAATTACGACCGAGATCGGTAACCGCGGCATCAATATCAGCAACGTACAGATTATCGAGAGCCGGGAGGATGTGCCGGGTGTGATGCGCCTGTCATTCCGCAACGAGCATGATATGGAACAAGCCAAAGCGATGCTGCAGCAAAATGAATATTCGGTATTTGTCTGA
- the hisC gene encoding histidinol-phosphate transaminase — MKPKSRIVNIPVYQPGKPIEEVKRELGLTEVTKLASNENPYGSAPSVQQAIAAELTQLHLYPDGGAVELTSELAASLGVTSEQIIFGCGSDEIIALITRAFLEPGDETIMADQTFSVYKSNADIEGAAVHEVPLKNGVHDLPGMLAQINDHTKIVWVCNPNNPTGTIVDEAELVQFMDQVPSHVLVVLDEAYYEYVVDGAYPQSVPMLSKYPNLVILRTFSKIYGLAALRIGYGIGGADVIKLINQVREPFNTSRVGQAAARQALRDQDFVKECRTKNREGIDYLTGHFERLGLSYFPSQTNFIMVDTGHPAMEVFQSMLSRGVIIRAGHHKYPTYIRVTVGTARENEIFIRALEETLQERTAAV; from the coding sequence ATGAAACCGAAATCCCGTATTGTAAATATTCCCGTATACCAACCGGGCAAGCCAATTGAAGAAGTAAAGCGCGAGCTGGGTTTGACCGAAGTAACCAAGCTGGCTTCCAATGAAAATCCGTATGGATCTGCTCCTTCTGTCCAGCAGGCGATTGCTGCCGAACTGACTCAACTGCATCTGTATCCGGATGGCGGCGCTGTCGAATTGACCTCCGAACTGGCTGCTTCTCTGGGCGTAACGTCCGAACAGATTATTTTCGGCTGCGGTTCCGATGAGATTATTGCTTTGATTACGCGCGCATTTCTGGAACCGGGCGATGAGACAATCATGGCCGATCAGACATTCTCCGTATATAAAAGCAATGCGGATATCGAAGGTGCTGCTGTTCACGAAGTACCGCTCAAAAATGGCGTACACGATCTGCCAGGTATGCTGGCGCAAATTAATGATCATACCAAAATTGTCTGGGTCTGCAATCCAAACAACCCGACAGGTACGATTGTAGATGAAGCCGAATTGGTCCAATTCATGGATCAGGTACCGTCTCATGTACTGGTAGTACTGGATGAAGCGTACTACGAATATGTGGTCGATGGCGCTTATCCACAAAGTGTTCCGATGCTGTCCAAGTATCCGAATCTGGTCATTCTGCGCACATTCTCCAAAATCTACGGACTGGCTGCACTGCGCATTGGTTACGGAATCGGTGGAGCCGATGTAATCAAACTGATTAATCAGGTACGCGAGCCTTTCAACACTTCACGAGTAGGTCAGGCGGCTGCCCGTCAGGCACTGCGTGATCAGGATTTTGTAAAAGAATGCCGTACGAAAAACCGTGAAGGTATCGATTATCTGACAGGTCATTTCGAACGCCTGGGATTGTCTTATTTCCCGAGTCAAACGAACTTTATTATGGTCGATACCGGACACCCGGCCATGGAAGTATTCCAGTCCATGCTGAGCCGCGGCGTTATTATCCGTGCAGGCCATCACAAATACCCTACGTATATCCGTGTAACTGTAGGAACAGCACGCGAGAATGAGATTTTTATCCGTGCACTGGAAGAAACACTGCAAGAACGTACAGCTGCTGTCTAA
- the trpA gene encoding tryptophan synthase subunit alpha, protein MSITGQSQNRMDVTFAELREKGETALIPFLTVGDPDPQTTVDIIVELQEAGAHILELGVPYSDPLADGPVIQRASQRSLTHQVTIDTCLEVAEQARSRGVTMPFILFTYYNPILQYGLDRFFEQMQRYDISGMIIPDLPVEESDEMRSRSRAAGVSLVPLVAPTSEERIASILDGAQGFVYCVSSLGVTGERASFHNNVEQFIRNVKANTDLPVAVGFGISSHEQVKQFSEFCDGVVVGSAIVRQIESQIPLLTDPERKAEGLLQIRNFVSDLIGSD, encoded by the coding sequence ATGAGCATTACAGGGCAGAGCCAGAACCGGATGGATGTTACCTTTGCAGAGCTCCGGGAGAAGGGTGAGACCGCATTGATTCCGTTCCTGACCGTGGGTGATCCTGACCCTCAGACTACGGTAGATATTATTGTAGAGCTGCAGGAGGCAGGTGCGCATATCCTGGAACTTGGTGTTCCTTACTCTGATCCGCTGGCCGATGGCCCGGTGATCCAGCGTGCTTCCCAGCGCTCATTAACCCATCAGGTAACGATTGATACCTGTCTGGAAGTTGCCGAGCAGGCCCGCAGCCGTGGAGTAACGATGCCGTTTATTCTGTTCACTTATTACAATCCGATTCTGCAGTACGGACTGGATCGATTCTTCGAACAGATGCAGCGTTACGATATCAGCGGCATGATTATACCGGATCTGCCGGTCGAAGAATCCGACGAGATGCGCAGCCGTTCCAGAGCTGCTGGTGTCAGCCTCGTGCCGCTGGTAGCGCCGACATCCGAAGAACGTATTGCTTCTATCCTGGATGGAGCGCAGGGATTCGTATACTGTGTGTCTTCTCTGGGAGTCACCGGAGAACGCGCTTCGTTCCATAACAATGTGGAGCAGTTTATCCGTAATGTCAAAGCTAATACGGATCTGCCAGTAGCTGTTGGATTCGGTATTTCCAGTCATGAGCAGGTAAAGCAGTTCTCCGAGTTCTGTGATGGAGTCGTTGTGGGCAGCGCGATTGTACGTCAGATCGAATCCCAGATTCCGCTGCTGACCGATCCGGAACGCAAAGCGGAAGGACTGCTGCAAATCCGGAATTTTGTATCCGATCTGATCGGTTCCGACTAA